Proteins encoded in a region of the Marinomonas maritima genome:
- the thiH gene encoding 2-iminoacetate synthase ThiH has protein sequence MSLIPDSSTNISKVRLLEQAPTIAGQFSEFVENADWQSVTRSHEEKTEQDVLRALGKNKLNVDDFTALISPAAEPYLLKMVDKSEKLTLQRFGNTLSLFAPLYLSNTCANECTYCGFSMSNAIKRLTLDESQVQKEVMAIKSKGFDHLLLVTGETNKVSMPYFERMIPHIKPYFSQLSMEVQPLDAAEYKTLQTIGLDGVLVYQETYRRKTYLEHHLRGNKSNFNYRLDAPDRIGQAGIHKVGLGVLLGLEDWRTDSVMMAHHLRHLQKRYWRSRFSVAFPRIRPCEGGIVPKSVISDRQLVQLIAAWRLFDRDLEMSLSTRESAEFRNHAVRMGFTTMSAESKTQPGGYADDSQEALEQFEISDERSVADISAMIRSQGREVVWKDWDPALSHF, from the coding sequence ATGAGTTTGATACCTGATTCAAGCACAAATATAAGCAAGGTTAGATTGCTAGAGCAAGCTCCAACCATTGCCGGTCAATTTAGTGAGTTTGTAGAGAATGCAGATTGGCAGTCGGTTACTCGTTCACATGAAGAGAAAACTGAGCAAGATGTGCTGCGTGCGCTTGGGAAAAACAAATTAAATGTGGATGACTTTACGGCGCTGATTTCACCCGCGGCGGAACCTTATTTACTTAAAATGGTGGATAAAAGCGAAAAGCTGACCTTACAGCGTTTTGGTAACACACTGAGCCTATTTGCTCCTTTGTATTTGTCTAACACCTGTGCGAATGAATGTACCTATTGTGGTTTTTCGATGAGCAACGCGATTAAGCGTCTCACACTGGATGAATCTCAGGTTCAAAAAGAAGTGATGGCGATTAAAAGTAAAGGCTTTGATCATCTGTTGTTGGTAACAGGTGAAACTAATAAAGTGTCCATGCCGTATTTTGAGCGCATGATTCCGCACATTAAACCGTATTTCAGTCAGTTATCGATGGAAGTACAGCCCTTGGATGCGGCTGAATACAAAACACTGCAAACCATTGGCTTAGATGGTGTCTTGGTTTATCAAGAAACCTATCGACGCAAGACGTATCTTGAGCATCATTTACGCGGTAATAAATCCAATTTCAATTACCGCTTAGACGCACCGGATCGTATTGGGCAAGCCGGAATTCATAAAGTAGGGTTGGGTGTTTTGCTGGGTTTGGAGGACTGGCGCACAGACTCTGTGATGATGGCGCATCATCTGCGGCATTTGCAAAAACGCTATTGGCGAAGCCGCTTTAGCGTGGCGTTTCCGCGTATTCGACCGTGTGAAGGTGGCATCGTGCCTAAATCGGTGATTTCAGATCGACAGTTGGTTCAACTGATTGCCGCGTGGCGTTTATTTGATAGAGATTTAGAAATGAGCTTGTCGACACGGGAATCGGCTGAGTTTCGAAATCACGCTGTACGAATGGGGTTTACTACTATGAGTGCCGAGTCTAAAACGCAACCCGGCGGGTACGCGGATGATTCTCAAGAGGCATTGGAACAATTCGAAATAAGCGATGAGCGTTCTGTAGCAGACATTTCCGCGATGATTCGATCGCAAGGGCGTGAAGTGGTATGGAAGGATTGGGATCCTGCGCTGTCTCATTTCTAA
- the thiC gene encoding phosphomethylpyrimidine synthase ThiC, with the protein MSTINEPNQQKKPNKVSKKQSREETRLAAKSFIESLQATPFPASERIYLTGSNDSIRVPMRKINLTDTPLGSDPDNLDFEPNEAIYIYDCSGPYADPQVTIDVYEGLAAMRAPWIEKRQDTEALQGVSSQFAQSRLENSSLDELRFKQLPTVRKARQGKCVTQMHYARQGIVTPEMEYIALRENQNMDAIKSELLRKQHPGQSFGANLQTRITPEFVRDEVARGRAIIPNNINHPESEPMIIGRNFLVKVNANIGNSAVTSSIEEEVEKLVWSTRWGADTVMDLSTGKNIHETREWILRNSPVPIGTVPIYQALEKVDGVAEDLNWDVFRDTLIEQAEQGVDYFTIHAGVLLRYVPMTAKRLTGIVSRGGSIMAKWCLAHHTESFLYERFRDICELCAAYDVALSLGDGLRPGSIMDANDEAQMSELRTLGELTKVAWEYDVQVMIEGPGHVPMQLIKENMTEQLELCHEAPFYTLGPLTQDIAPGYDHITSGIGAAQIGWYGCAMLCYVTPKEHLGLPNKEDVKEGLITYKIAAHAADLAKGHPGAQIRDNALSKARFEFRWEDQFNLSLDPETARSYHDETLPQASGKVAHFCSMCGPKFCSMKITQEVREYAKGLELEAQKIDVSALDAGTLSANEAKNGMQKMSAQFRELGSDVYLTTDKLTTDTLTKETRATEKSKEKSL; encoded by the coding sequence ATGTCTACTATCAACGAACCGAATCAACAGAAAAAACCAAACAAGGTATCTAAAAAGCAGTCTCGTGAAGAAACACGTTTAGCTGCAAAATCCTTTATTGAATCCTTGCAAGCCACACCGTTTCCGGCGTCAGAGCGTATTTATTTAACGGGTTCTAATGACTCTATCCGTGTTCCCATGCGCAAAATTAACCTGACCGATACACCGCTTGGGTCTGACCCTGACAATCTTGACTTTGAACCCAATGAAGCCATATACATCTATGATTGTTCCGGACCCTATGCAGACCCTCAAGTCACTATTGATGTTTACGAAGGCTTAGCTGCCATGCGTGCACCTTGGATAGAAAAGCGCCAAGATACTGAAGCTTTACAGGGTGTTTCATCACAGTTTGCTCAGTCTCGCTTGGAAAATTCATCGTTAGACGAGCTGCGTTTTAAACAACTGCCCACCGTACGAAAGGCCCGACAGGGTAAATGTGTGACGCAAATGCATTATGCTCGTCAAGGTATTGTGACGCCAGAAATGGAATACATTGCATTGCGTGAAAACCAAAATATGGATGCAATTAAGAGTGAATTATTGCGGAAGCAGCACCCAGGGCAAAGCTTTGGGGCAAACTTGCAAACTCGCATTACGCCCGAGTTTGTACGCGATGAAGTCGCCAGAGGTCGTGCGATTATTCCGAATAATATTAATCATCCAGAATCCGAGCCGATGATAATTGGTCGTAATTTCTTAGTGAAAGTGAACGCCAATATTGGTAACTCAGCGGTAACATCTTCGATTGAAGAAGAGGTCGAAAAGCTAGTTTGGTCGACCCGCTGGGGGGCAGACACCGTCATGGATTTATCAACGGGCAAAAATATACATGAAACGCGTGAATGGATTTTGCGTAACTCGCCTGTGCCAATCGGTACGGTACCTATTTACCAAGCATTAGAGAAAGTCGATGGTGTCGCCGAAGATCTTAATTGGGATGTGTTCCGCGATACATTAATAGAGCAAGCCGAGCAGGGCGTTGACTACTTTACCATTCACGCCGGTGTCTTATTGCGCTATGTGCCAATGACGGCCAAGCGTCTAACCGGCATCGTTTCTCGTGGTGGTTCCATCATGGCAAAATGGTGTTTGGCGCATCACACAGAAAGTTTCTTATACGAACGGTTTCGTGATATTTGTGAGCTCTGTGCTGCTTACGATGTGGCGCTGTCTTTAGGTGACGGGTTGCGTCCGGGCTCGATTATGGACGCTAATGACGAAGCGCAAATGTCGGAACTTCGTACCTTGGGTGAACTCACCAAAGTAGCGTGGGAATACGACGTACAAGTCATGATTGAAGGGCCTGGGCATGTGCCCATGCAGTTGATCAAAGAAAACATGACTGAGCAGCTTGAGCTTTGTCATGAGGCACCTTTTTATACATTAGGCCCGCTGACACAAGACATTGCGCCAGGCTATGATCATATTACTTCTGGGATTGGTGCGGCGCAAATTGGCTGGTATGGCTGTGCTATGTTGTGCTACGTGACGCCAAAAGAGCATCTTGGTTTGCCGAATAAAGAAGATGTAAAAGAAGGTTTGATTACCTACAAAATCGCTGCTCATGCAGCGGATTTGGCGAAAGGCCATCCGGGAGCACAAATTCGTGACAACGCCTTGTCTAAGGCACGTTTTGAGTTTCGCTGGGAAGATCAGTTTAACTTATCGCTTGACCCAGAAACAGCGCGTTCTTATCACGACGAAACTTTACCGCAGGCTTCAGGAAAAGTGGCACACTTTTGTTCTATGTGTGGGCCGAAATTTTGCTCAATGAAAATCACTCAAGAAGTACGAGAATACGCCAAGGGATTGGAATTGGAAGCTCAAAAGATAGATGTTAGTGCTTTGGATGCAGGTACTTTGAGCGCAAACGAAGCTAAGAATGGCATGCAAAAAATGTCGGCGCAATTCCGTGAGTTGGGTAGTGATGTTTACTTAACAACCGATAAATTAACGACAGATACATTGACGAAAGAGACGCGAGCAACCGAAAAATCAAAAGAAAAGTCGCTGTAA
- a CDS encoding penicillin-binding protein activator translates to MEQQQKTAQSTTQERTLPPSIYHPIKTTDVSKKLGDAYRSAKNFYQQGEFQQAIDTLENEVLPTTSSIQFEAYLLAALATSNLDNTTESFDYLEQAERLTAARHPDNQNKLKDTKASILEHFGNWLGAVSIRMDLTYNLPLNEGEDNQTKLWLAVQNLTRNEIDELYQQQRPLLNGWLTISGILRNQSLSIEQQLTVFENWRIENPNHPAALSPPQDFQIMSSIEDMAPKKIVLLLPMSGKLERASQAIVDGFFATFYNQKEARPQVSIINVDDYSNINDALAAANEKQPDVIIGPLQKNNVAQVGRLDLPYPVIALNQLDINLHPKNLYHFSLSAEDEIHELITFAKQEGATKAAILNIQDTWALKQSDEFRAAATKENITITSNQSYANTPKGRQDAIQKLLLIDESYARKRRVEQWTGAKVESIARSREDLDYVFYVGKLNDAKQIRPLIDFYFADKIPMLATSTLNDSEPDKSINPSDIERILFTEVPALTPNSTTLDILPKNQNSNILRRLQALGADSYLLANKYRLFTLLPSTKISANTGIITIDENGIFHKRPEIMTYRKGNLVYANNYPYFQQQKNTEK, encoded by the coding sequence ATGGAGCAGCAACAAAAAACGGCCCAAAGCACGACGCAAGAAAGAACACTGCCGCCAAGCATTTATCATCCAATAAAAACCACTGATGTCTCAAAAAAGTTAGGCGACGCTTATCGCTCTGCAAAAAACTTCTATCAGCAAGGTGAATTCCAGCAAGCCATTGATACGTTAGAAAATGAAGTACTACCTACAACTTCTTCCATTCAGTTTGAAGCGTATTTGCTGGCCGCTTTAGCCACATCAAATTTAGACAACACTACTGAGTCTTTTGATTATCTAGAGCAAGCCGAGCGCTTAACGGCCGCGCGCCACCCTGACAACCAAAACAAACTAAAAGACACCAAAGCCTCTATTCTTGAGCACTTTGGAAATTGGTTAGGTGCGGTGAGTATACGCATGGATTTGACATACAATTTACCGCTTAATGAAGGTGAAGATAACCAAACCAAACTGTGGTTGGCTGTCCAAAATTTAACTCGAAATGAAATAGATGAGCTCTATCAACAACAAAGACCGCTGCTCAATGGCTGGTTAACAATCAGTGGTATTTTAAGGAATCAATCACTGTCTATTGAGCAGCAGCTTACGGTATTCGAGAATTGGCGAATAGAAAACCCAAATCACCCAGCAGCACTATCTCCTCCACAAGATTTCCAAATCATGTCGTCTATTGAAGACATGGCGCCGAAAAAAATTGTCTTACTGCTGCCGATGAGCGGCAAACTAGAGCGCGCATCTCAAGCTATTGTCGACGGTTTTTTTGCTACCTTTTACAATCAAAAAGAAGCAAGACCACAAGTCAGCATCATTAACGTAGATGATTACTCAAACATCAATGACGCACTCGCAGCGGCGAACGAAAAGCAACCAGATGTGATTATTGGCCCCTTGCAAAAGAACAATGTCGCCCAAGTTGGTCGCTTAGATTTACCTTACCCTGTCATCGCACTTAATCAACTAGATATTAATTTACACCCCAAAAATCTTTATCATTTTTCATTAAGCGCAGAAGATGAAATACACGAATTAATTACCTTCGCCAAACAAGAAGGCGCAACAAAAGCCGCTATACTAAACATCCAAGACACTTGGGCATTAAAACAAAGTGATGAGTTTCGCGCCGCTGCAACCAAAGAAAACATCACCATCACCTCCAATCAGTCATATGCCAATACACCAAAAGGCAGACAGGATGCGATTCAAAAGCTACTCCTGATCGATGAAAGTTATGCTCGCAAAAGACGGGTAGAACAATGGACAGGAGCGAAGGTTGAAAGCATAGCTAGATCACGCGAAGACCTTGATTACGTGTTTTACGTCGGGAAACTTAATGATGCCAAACAAATAAGGCCTCTTATAGATTTTTACTTCGCCGACAAAATTCCTATGTTAGCGACCAGTACATTAAATGATAGTGAGCCAGATAAATCGATTAACCCTAGCGATATTGAGCGGATACTTTTTACTGAGGTTCCCGCGCTCACACCAAACAGCACTACCTTAGATATATTACCTAAAAATCAAAATTCAAATATCTTGCGTCGATTGCAAGCGCTCGGCGCCGACTCCTATTTGTTAGCAAACAAATATCGACTGTTCACACTACTACCAAGCACTAAAATTTCAGCGAATACCGGCATTATCACCATAGATGAAAATGGCATATTTCATAAAAGACCTGAAATTATGACTTACCGAAAAGGAAATTTGGTATATGCAAACAATTACCCGTATTTTCAGCAACAGAAGAATACCGAAAAATAG
- a CDS encoding ClpXP protease specificity-enhancing factor, with amino-acid sequence MLPKRSYLLNAAYTWVADNDMTPYLLVDAEQKDVVIPTEFVKDGQIVLNIGMSAVRHLIMDKEAVSFEARFSGKPMQVYVPIRAALALYAKENGDGFVFPDEEFTDEPTPPTPPVPKKGFKLKVVK; translated from the coding sequence ATGTTACCCAAACGATCTTATTTATTAAATGCCGCTTACACTTGGGTTGCTGATAATGATATGACGCCTTATCTCTTGGTGGATGCAGAGCAAAAAGATGTAGTGATACCAACAGAATTTGTTAAAGATGGTCAGATAGTGCTGAACATCGGCATGTCTGCGGTGCGTCATTTAATTATGGACAAAGAAGCGGTATCTTTTGAGGCGCGCTTTAGTGGTAAGCCAATGCAGGTTTATGTGCCGATACGAGCGGCGCTTGCCTTGTACGCTAAAGAGAATGGCGATGGCTTTGTATTCCCTGATGAGGAATTTACTGATGAGCCTACCCCTCCTACACCACCAGTGCCTAAAAAAGGTTTTAAGTTGAAGGTTGTGAAGTAG
- the thiS gene encoding sulfur carrier protein ThiS — protein sequence MNIMLNDAPFDFSGETLKDLLDSLGKETKGIAVAIDQRVVPKSLWSNTELNEQSQVFIFESIAGG from the coding sequence ATGAATATTATGCTGAATGACGCTCCTTTTGATTTTTCTGGTGAAACGTTAAAGGATTTACTGGATAGCTTGGGGAAAGAGACGAAAGGCATTGCAGTAGCAATTGATCAGCGGGTGGTGCCGAAGAGTTTATGGAGCAACACTGAGTTGAATGAACAGAGTCAGGTTTTTATTTTTGAATCCATTGCTGGAGGCTAA
- a CDS encoding Spy/CpxP family protein refolding chaperone produces the protein MFNRKKAGMIGVIGLSAAIITGVAVSAYAETKAPQSTTVRGQTVPEAQINAAPSHEQLASRMAQQLGLDKETQSKVSDLFEKDGKAIRKIQEQLHSTQVELSSLSPSSKNYMDKVDDLAEDSGELTESLTIAFAKNRAGLYELLTPQQVEKLEAPVQPQS, from the coding sequence ATGTTTAATCGTAAAAAAGCAGGAATGATAGGCGTTATCGGTTTGAGTGCCGCGATTATAACCGGCGTGGCCGTCAGCGCTTATGCAGAGACGAAAGCACCTCAATCGACAACGGTTCGAGGTCAAACCGTACCAGAGGCTCAAATCAATGCCGCGCCAAGCCATGAGCAACTGGCAAGCCGTATGGCACAGCAGCTTGGTCTAGATAAAGAAACACAATCGAAAGTGTCTGACCTTTTTGAAAAGGATGGCAAGGCCATTCGTAAAATACAAGAGCAGCTTCATAGTACTCAAGTAGAGCTAAGCAGCTTGTCGCCAAGCTCAAAAAACTACATGGACAAAGTGGATGATCTTGCTGAAGACAGCGGTGAATTGACGGAAAGTCTTACTATTGCTTTCGCAAAGAATCGCGCAGGTTTATATGAATTGCTTACTCCGCAACAGGTTGAAAAGCTCGAAGCACCAGTGCAACCACAGTCGTAA
- a CDS encoding SIS domain-containing protein, producing MDFQEAIYTQFAQSFEAQQQALESLPPYIEHAAKVIFSSVASGGKIICIGNSTGSHLSQYFSTLMLDRMDRERPGLPAINLSGDGAALLAITHNDSYHDVFSKQITALGNPGDILFVVANRGNTSPIIQAIQAAHERKMSIVALTSPEAKNVSSLTSQDDTEIKINLLGTARVHECQITVIHTLVDLLERQLFGNED from the coding sequence ATGGATTTTCAAGAAGCAATCTACACACAATTTGCCCAGAGTTTTGAAGCACAACAGCAAGCGCTGGAAAGCTTACCTCCGTATATAGAGCACGCCGCTAAAGTGATTTTTTCAAGCGTTGCGTCCGGCGGAAAAATCATCTGCATTGGCAACAGCACGGGATCTCACCTATCTCAATACTTTAGCACGCTAATGCTAGATCGAATGGACAGAGAGCGCCCAGGCCTACCAGCCATTAATTTAAGCGGCGATGGCGCCGCTTTACTGGCAATTACTCACAATGACAGTTACCACGATGTCTTTTCAAAGCAAATAACAGCCCTAGGTAATCCGGGGGATATATTATTTGTTGTTGCTAATCGTGGTAACACATCGCCTATCATCCAAGCTATCCAAGCAGCTCATGAGCGTAAAATGAGTATCGTCGCCCTAACCAGCCCAGAAGCCAAAAACGTCTCCTCCCTTACCTCACAAGATGACACAGAGATAAAAATAAACCTTCTTGGTACAGCCAGAGTGCATGAATGTCAGATCACCGTCATTCACACGTTGGTTGATCTTCTTGAGCGTCAACTATTTGGCAATGAAGACTGA
- a CDS encoding thiazole synthase, protein MSSFFIAGHEFHSRLFTGTGKYASADAMMASLAASESELVTLSLRRMDLKHQTDNILQPLQQHGIKLLPNTSGARTAKEAVFAAELAREALETNWVKLEIHPDPRYLMPDGVETLLAAEELIKKGFVVMPYVHADPVLCKRLEEVGCQCVMPLGSPIGSNMGLASRPFLEIIIEQSAVPVIVDAGIGAPSDAALALEIGADAVLVNTAMAVAKQPAQMGKAFRLAVEAGRIAYESGLGEKRVQAQATSPLTEFLGALS, encoded by the coding sequence ATGTCGTCTTTTTTTATTGCAGGGCATGAATTTCATTCTCGACTTTTTACGGGTACCGGAAAATACGCCAGCGCGGATGCCATGATGGCATCTTTGGCCGCTAGTGAAAGTGAGTTGGTCACTTTGTCTTTACGTCGTATGGATTTGAAACATCAAACCGATAATATTCTACAACCCTTGCAGCAGCATGGTATTAAGTTATTACCGAATACGTCTGGCGCGCGCACCGCGAAAGAAGCGGTGTTTGCCGCTGAACTGGCTAGAGAAGCATTGGAGACAAATTGGGTCAAATTAGAAATTCATCCTGATCCTCGCTACTTAATGCCAGATGGCGTGGAAACGTTATTAGCAGCCGAAGAATTAATCAAAAAAGGCTTTGTGGTCATGCCTTATGTCCATGCTGATCCTGTGCTTTGTAAGCGGTTAGAAGAGGTGGGGTGTCAATGTGTGATGCCGTTAGGTTCACCAATTGGTTCTAATATGGGGTTGGCTAGCCGTCCATTTTTGGAAATCATTATTGAACAAAGTGCAGTGCCAGTGATTGTCGATGCTGGCATTGGCGCACCATCGGATGCAGCTTTGGCGTTAGAAATTGGTGCGGATGCGGTGTTGGTCAATACCGCCATGGCGGTTGCAAAACAACCCGCGCAAATGGGCAAAGCCTTTCGTCTTGCTGTTGAGGCGGGGCGAATCGCCTATGAATCAGGTTTAGGAGAAAAGCGCGTGCAGGCGCAGGCGACCAGTCCACTGACTGAATTCCTAGGTGCTTTGTCATGA
- the rsmI gene encoding 16S rRNA (cytidine(1402)-2'-O)-methyltransferase: MVSHSSDDARGSLYIVATPIGNLDDFSKRAEQTLRDVDYIAAEDTRHTRRLLNHFAIEAKLFSIHDHNEKDKAGYVASLLDEGKNVALVSDAGTPLISDPGYHVVHALRGKGHKVVPIPGACALVSALCASGLPTDQFFFAGFVPAKSKGRCDLFESWKKQTGTVVFYESTHRIYDSIADVQKVYGEDAQLVLAREVTKTFETFLSGTAAEILAMFDADANQLRGEFVVMLSFTQESGDEAELEAKRILTILLEDLPVKQAAAMAAKLTGEKKNYLYKMALEMQN; the protein is encoded by the coding sequence ATGGTATCACATAGTTCTGACGATGCGAGAGGGTCGCTGTACATAGTTGCAACCCCAATAGGCAATCTCGATGATTTTAGTAAAAGAGCCGAGCAAACTTTACGAGACGTAGACTATATAGCGGCGGAAGACACCCGACACACTCGGCGTTTATTGAATCATTTCGCCATCGAAGCGAAGCTTTTCTCCATTCATGATCACAATGAGAAAGACAAAGCGGGTTATGTGGCGAGCTTACTAGACGAAGGTAAAAATGTGGCGTTGGTATCCGACGCTGGCACCCCGTTAATTTCTGATCCAGGTTATCACGTGGTGCATGCACTGCGTGGAAAAGGGCATAAAGTGGTGCCTATTCCTGGTGCGTGTGCTTTGGTGTCTGCGTTGTGCGCGTCAGGTTTGCCGACGGATCAATTCTTCTTTGCTGGCTTTGTTCCAGCGAAGTCAAAAGGTCGCTGTGATTTGTTCGAGTCATGGAAGAAGCAGACCGGCACGGTGGTGTTTTATGAATCGACGCACCGTATTTATGACTCCATTGCCGATGTTCAAAAAGTCTATGGTGAGGATGCTCAGCTAGTTCTCGCACGAGAAGTGACAAAAACCTTTGAGACCTTCTTATCCGGCACTGCGGCGGAGATTCTTGCGATGTTTGACGCTGATGCGAATCAATTGCGTGGTGAATTTGTCGTCATGTTGAGTTTTACTCAAGAAAGTGGCGATGAAGCGGAGTTAGAAGCAAAACGGATTCTCACTATTTTGTTGGAAGATTTACCGGTTAAACAAGCCGCTGCCATGGCTGCGAAATTAACCGGCGAAAAGAAAAACTACCTTTATAAAATGGCGTTAGAAATGCAAAACTAA
- a CDS encoding YraN family protein, which yields MQTITRIFSNRRIPKNSGEKAEQEAESFLLSQGLRFVERNFFCRIGEIDLIFLDQDTYVFVEVRYRANSAHGSAAESLGQSKLNKVRKSASLWLQKNNKANSASRFDAILFDKKIDQQHLTWLKAVF from the coding sequence ATGCAAACAATTACCCGTATTTTCAGCAACAGAAGAATACCGAAAAATAGTGGCGAAAAGGCAGAGCAGGAAGCTGAAAGTTTTTTACTTTCACAAGGCCTTCGCTTTGTTGAGCGAAATTTCTTCTGTCGCATTGGCGAGATTGATTTGATATTTTTAGATCAAGACACCTATGTTTTTGTAGAAGTCCGCTATCGCGCAAATAGTGCACACGGTAGCGCCGCTGAAAGCCTTGGGCAATCTAAACTAAATAAGGTGCGAAAAAGCGCCTCTTTATGGCTACAAAAGAACAATAAAGCAAACAGCGCTAGTCGTTTCGATGCGATACTATTTGATAAAAAAATAGACCAACAACATTTAACTTGGCTTAAAGCAGTATTTTAA
- the thiE gene encoding thiamine phosphate synthase: protein MSIKPPVVWCVGGSDSSAHTGLPSDICTGQDLDCHVESIMAATSEKNSQNGYLLEPISLSRFNEQWQTLLDDLPPDAIKIGFLPSAEIVKACSTWLERLKADYPNVLVVFDPVMVSGSNRNDLAKADFGADLLAPLLPYVDVITPTRREFERLTGLSGKQSITDLQAQLAAYFYASPCRWLIKGDRTEAGKMTDWLVSQTSIVGFSSDKLIRQNADGKGGTLSMALASFIAHGYDVFDAMTMAKAYLNAAFKSTLKIDEKTTQFGLPGWPLQIENLPIIMTPHKCSNAPHLSFAKMDLNKMGLYPVVDTIAWLTLVLKQGIKLAQLRIKNPNDPELEGKIQQAIALGKKYNAQVFINDYWQQAITFGAYGVHLGQEDLDVADLSAIQEAGLRLGISTHGYYEIARAQLIKPSYIALGHIFPTQTKDMPSQPQGVKRLAHYARLLKGHYPTVAIGGIDAERLPLVAKTGVTSVALVTAITKADNPEVATRSLMASLLQHEEGSV from the coding sequence ATGTCTATTAAACCTCCTGTTGTCTGGTGTGTGGGCGGGTCGGATTCGTCCGCCCACACAGGGTTGCCATCAGATATTTGCACAGGCCAAGATTTAGACTGCCATGTTGAAAGTATTATGGCTGCCACCAGTGAGAAAAATTCTCAAAACGGCTATTTGTTAGAGCCGATCTCGCTGTCTAGATTTAACGAGCAATGGCAAACTTTGCTAGATGATCTGCCGCCAGATGCGATTAAAATTGGTTTCTTGCCATCGGCAGAAATAGTGAAAGCCTGTTCTACTTGGCTAGAACGTTTGAAAGCGGACTATCCTAATGTGCTAGTGGTATTTGATCCTGTCATGGTAAGCGGAAGTAATAGGAATGATCTAGCAAAAGCAGACTTTGGGGCAGATTTACTCGCCCCTTTGTTGCCTTATGTCGATGTAATTACGCCGACCCGACGAGAATTTGAAAGACTAACGGGGCTGTCTGGTAAGCAATCTATAACGGATTTACAAGCGCAACTGGCTGCGTATTTTTACGCGTCACCGTGTCGCTGGTTAATAAAAGGAGATCGCACTGAAGCAGGAAAAATGACGGATTGGTTAGTGAGCCAAACCAGTATTGTCGGTTTTTCAAGTGACAAGTTAATCAGACAGAATGCCGATGGCAAAGGTGGGACTTTGTCGATGGCGTTGGCGAGCTTCATTGCTCATGGTTACGATGTATTCGATGCGATGACCATGGCGAAAGCCTATCTAAATGCGGCATTTAAATCGACGTTGAAGATTGATGAAAAAACCACCCAATTTGGGCTACCGGGTTGGCCTTTGCAGATCGAAAATTTACCTATAATAATGACGCCTCATAAATGTTCGAATGCGCCCCATTTGTCATTTGCCAAGATGGATCTGAATAAAATGGGTTTATATCCGGTGGTGGATACGATTGCTTGGTTGACCTTGGTGCTCAAGCAAGGCATCAAATTGGCTCAACTTCGGATCAAAAATCCAAACGACCCTGAGTTAGAAGGGAAAATTCAACAGGCAATCGCCTTAGGTAAAAAGTACAACGCACAGGTCTTTATTAATGATTATTGGCAGCAGGCGATCACCTTTGGTGCTTATGGTGTGCATCTGGGTCAGGAAGATTTAGATGTGGCAGACCTGTCTGCTATTCAGGAGGCTGGGCTTCGATTAGGTATCAGCACTCACGGGTATTACGAAATTGCACGTGCCCAATTGATTAAACCGAGTTACATCGCCTTAGGGCATATTTTCCCAACGCAAACCAAAGATATGCCATCTCAGCCACAAGGGGTAAAGCGTCTTGCCCATTATGCTCGTTTACTTAAAGGTCATTATCCGACGGTTGCCATCGGTGGCATTGACGCTGAAAGACTGCCTTTAGTCGCGAAAACCGGTGTGACTAGTGTGGCTTTAGTGACGGCGATTACAAAAGCGGATAATCCAGAAGTGGCGACACGGTCACTCATGGCATCATTACTTCAACACGAAGAAGGAAGTGTTTAA